Proteins encoded by one window of Acidimicrobiales bacterium:
- a CDS encoding exopolyphosphatase — translation DARTLVGVAGTITTVAAVELGLATYDPAAIHHFHLTRDAAEDVFRTLATETRADRIHNPGLEEARADVIVGGCCVLVAILRRFGFDEMVVSEADILDGLLLSLV, via the coding sequence CCGACGCCCGCACGCTGGTGGGCGTGGCCGGCACCATCACCACGGTGGCGGCCGTCGAGCTGGGCCTCGCCACCTACGACCCGGCCGCGATCCACCACTTCCACCTCACCCGCGACGCCGCCGAGGACGTGTTCCGCACCCTCGCCACCGAGACCCGGGCCGACCGCATCCACAACCCGGGGCTCGAGGAGGCCCGGGCCGACGTGATCGTGGGCGGCTGCTGCGTCCTGGTGGCGATCCTGCGCCGATTCGGGTTCGACGAGATGGTCGTCTCCGAGGCCGACATCCTCGACGGCCTCCTGTTGTCGCTGGTGTGA
- a CDS encoding GNAT family protein — translation MSTLVGRQVLLRPLSPADFPAWQEVRRRNSGWLTPWEPARTPGMPDVVESREAFAMRCSARERERQLGTGFGFGVFVAGRFAGEINLSSVQRGPFQSAYVGYWIDEAQAGKSFTPEGLVLVIRFAFDQLHLHRVQISIIPRNHRSRRVVEKLKVRDEGIALRYLEINGVWEDHVRYAITVEEWQERSDELVREWLT, via the coding sequence GTGAGCACGCTGGTCGGACGGCAGGTGTTGCTGCGGCCGTTGTCGCCCGCCGACTTCCCCGCGTGGCAGGAGGTGCGCCGCCGCAACAGCGGTTGGCTGACGCCGTGGGAGCCCGCCCGCACGCCGGGGATGCCCGACGTGGTGGAGTCTCGCGAGGCGTTCGCCATGCGCTGCAGCGCCCGCGAGCGGGAGCGCCAGCTGGGCACCGGGTTCGGCTTCGGGGTGTTCGTGGCCGGGCGCTTCGCCGGGGAGATCAACCTGTCGTCGGTGCAGCGGGGGCCTTTCCAGTCGGCCTACGTGGGCTATTGGATCGACGAGGCCCAGGCCGGAAAGAGCTTCACCCCTGAAGGGTTAGTTCTGGTTATCCGGTTCGCTTTCGATCAATTGCATTTGCATCGGGTACAGATCTCGATCATCCCCCGCAACCATCGGAGCCGGAGAGTGGTCGAGAAGCTGAAGGTGCGCGACGAGGGCATCGCCCTGCGCTATCTGGAGATCAACGGTGTGTGGGAGGACCACGTCCGCTACGCCATCACCGTCGAGGAGTGGCAGGAGCGGAGCGACGAGCTCGTGCGCGAGTGGCTGACGTGA
- a CDS encoding enoyl-CoA hydratase, which yields MTSSELQVDVSDGVATVTLVAPERRNALTLPLTEEIGAAVDRLEADDDVRAIVVTGAPPAFCAGADLSHLGSSQREGLSRIYEGFLRLARSPLPTIAAVNGAAVGAGVNLALVCDVIVAGASARFDTRFLQLGLHPGGGHTWMLRRRVGPQVTAAMVLFGEILDGAEAARVGLAWRQVPDEDLLPTAQGLAAKAAAVPPDLAREVKRTLDDVADITTHAAAVERELDTQVWSLNQPAFQERLAALQRKISRT from the coding sequence ATGACGAGCAGCGAGCTACAGGTCGACGTCAGTGACGGTGTCGCAACAGTGACCCTGGTGGCGCCCGAGCGCCGCAACGCCCTCACGCTCCCCCTCACCGAGGAGATCGGCGCCGCGGTCGACCGCCTCGAGGCCGACGACGACGTGCGCGCCATCGTCGTCACCGGAGCCCCGCCGGCGTTCTGCGCCGGAGCCGACCTGTCGCACCTCGGCTCCAGCCAGCGCGAGGGCCTCAGCCGGATCTACGAGGGGTTCCTGCGCCTCGCCCGCTCACCCCTGCCCACGATCGCCGCGGTGAACGGCGCCGCGGTGGGCGCCGGGGTGAACCTGGCGCTGGTGTGCGACGTGATCGTCGCCGGCGCCTCGGCCCGCTTCGACACCCGCTTCCTGCAGCTCGGCCTCCACCCCGGCGGCGGGCACACGTGGATGCTGCGGCGCCGCGTCGGGCCCCAGGTGACCGCGGCGATGGTGCTGTTCGGCGAGATCCTCGACGGCGCCGAGGCCGCCCGGGTGGGTCTGGCGTGGCGCCAGGTGCCCGACGAGGACCTGCTCCCGACCGCTCAGGGCCTGGCGGCCAAGGCCGCCGCCGTGCCGCCCGACCTGGCGCGGGAGGTGAAGCGCACGCTGGACGACGTTGCCGACATCACGACGCACGCCGCCGCGGTCGAGCGCGAGCTCGACACCCAGGTGTGGTCGCTCAACCAGCCGGCCTTCCAGGAGCGCCTCGCCGCGCTCCAACGGAAGATCAGCCGGACCTGA
- a CDS encoding D-alanyl-D-alanine carboxypeptidase family protein gives METRHRRADDVGLQLQADRNWGRIGRRALGVVLVVAVAAPFAPTAGEARPTQEDPTSASNAQFSDSAIVDIPVDVAAGESTDVIGTLDDIKNNVARQLGDLEAADSAVDTAQAELDQADEAVTETETHIDGLVADSDDVVTNAYVNPPRDAILDTLAADSANDAAIKSALLSMQAEDDAATLAELDEARGTLEVERNAQAEVAAQAQQKRAEKEAQRADLEAATSQQTDFVIAVSNRLDSQLAEAAAVARIDPAMAETITREQSALAAKLREIAEAEAYKQAVEFLKTETVRLEAEAAAQRRREEEAAAAAAAAEAAKANATAGPASGSLGTVNCPAGGTITVDSGITAGLQDLLDDAAAAGVSMCGGGWRSPDEQIALRRAHCGPTDYDIYEAPASACSPPTARPGTSLHEQGLAIDFTCNGGGVISSSSSPCFVWMSNHAAEYGFYNLPSERWHWSTTGG, from the coding sequence TTGGAGACGCGCCATCGACGCGCCGATGACGTCGGCCTGCAGTTGCAGGCCGATCGGAACTGGGGACGGATCGGACGACGGGCCCTCGGCGTGGTGCTGGTCGTCGCCGTGGCCGCGCCCTTCGCGCCGACCGCGGGCGAGGCGCGCCCCACCCAGGAGGACCCCACATCGGCCTCCAACGCCCAGTTCAGCGACTCCGCCATCGTCGACATCCCGGTCGATGTCGCCGCCGGCGAGTCGACCGACGTGATCGGCACGCTCGACGACATCAAGAACAACGTCGCCCGCCAGCTGGGCGATCTGGAGGCCGCCGACTCGGCCGTCGACACCGCCCAGGCCGAGCTCGACCAGGCCGACGAGGCCGTCACGGAGACCGAGACGCACATCGACGGCCTGGTCGCCGACAGCGACGACGTCGTCACCAACGCGTACGTCAACCCGCCCCGCGACGCCATCCTCGACACGCTGGCGGCCGACTCCGCCAACGACGCCGCCATCAAGTCGGCGCTCCTGTCGATGCAGGCCGAGGACGACGCCGCCACCCTCGCCGAGCTGGACGAGGCCCGCGGGACCCTCGAGGTCGAGCGCAACGCCCAGGCGGAGGTCGCCGCCCAGGCCCAGCAGAAGCGGGCCGAGAAGGAGGCGCAGCGCGCCGACCTCGAGGCCGCCACGAGCCAGCAGACCGACTTCGTGATCGCCGTGAGCAACCGCCTGGACTCGCAGCTGGCGGAGGCCGCGGCGGTGGCCCGGATCGACCCGGCCATGGCCGAGACGATCACCCGCGAGCAGTCGGCCCTCGCCGCCAAGCTGCGGGAGATCGCCGAGGCCGAGGCCTACAAGCAGGCCGTCGAGTTCCTGAAGACCGAGACGGTCCGGCTGGAGGCAGAGGCGGCGGCGCAGCGGCGTCGCGAGGAGGAGGCGGCTGCGGCCGCGGCCGCTGCCGAGGCCGCCAAGGCGAACGCCACCGCCGGCCCGGCGTCGGGCTCGCTCGGCACCGTCAACTGCCCGGCCGGCGGCACGATCACCGTCGACAGCGGCATCACCGCCGGCCTGCAGGACCTGCTGGACGACGCCGCGGCGGCCGGGGTGAGCATGTGCGGCGGCGGCTGGCGCAGCCCCGACGAGCAGATCGCTCTGCGCCGGGCCCACTGCGGTCCGACCGACTACGACATCTACGAGGCGCCGGCGTCGGCCTGCAGCCCGCCGACCGCCCGCCCCGGCACGTCGCTGCACGAGCAGGGCCTGGCCATCGACTTCACCTGCAACGGCGGGGGCGTGATCTCCAGCAGCAGCAGTCCCTGCTTCGTGTGGATGTCGAACCACGCGGCCGAGTACGGCTTCTACAACCTGCCCAGCGAAAGGTGGCACTGGTCCACGACCGGCGGGTAG